The Hemibagrus wyckioides isolate EC202008001 linkage group LG10, SWU_Hwy_1.0, whole genome shotgun sequence genome includes a window with the following:
- the trmt13 gene encoding tRNA:m(4)X modification enzyme TRM13 homolog yields the protein MAAVMSDGVAAPLPGRCAFFVAKKKRYCKMVVGKGKRFCGEHGNADSDSERRRILCPLDPKHTVFEDSLAKHLKKCNSKEKPKPVYYVKDINAGSETEEEIAADEVSIAERSKEELYSLIQKLKTAVKGLNTEPDASLLSHPALNEALNDPKNGNFAFKHLKQQASILGNMEALELLGPERCYVEFGAGKGKLSHWIHVALQEAKNVHFLLVERSSTRFKVDGKHKNTDSTFDRLQVDIQHLDLSRVPFLQEKWLPVIAVGKHLCGAATDLALRCLFEHSAKDKDHEPPNKRIKVQEGGEEVRCGSESSEEVVVSGLTIALCCHHRCEWRHYVGKDFFKERGLGASEFSAFQRMSSWATCGMSRVKSTLNPEKSSQETVKDEEEGEEAEHEEISENFPDHLNNAISAEERENVGRLCKMLIDHGRLHYLQQRGFKSSLRFYTSRDVSLENVLLTALPN from the exons ATGGCGGCAGTCATGTCAGACGGAGTTGCAGCGCCTTTACCTGGAAGATGCGCTTTTTTCGTGGCGAAAAAGAAACGTTACTGCAAAATGGTAGTTGGAAAAGGGAAAAGGTTTTGCGGTGAACACGGAAATGCG GATtcagacagtgagagaagaCGGATCCTCTGCCCTCTGGACCCGAAGCA CACTGTGTTTGAAGACAGTTTGGCAAAACACCTGAAAAAGTGTAACTCGAAGGAAAAGCCCAAACCT GTCTACTATGTGAAAGACATCAATGCTGGGTCTGAAACCGAAGAGGAAATTGCCGCTGATGAG GTGTCTATTGCTGAGCGATCTAAAGAGGAGCTTTATAGTCTTATTCAGAAACTGAAGACTGCAGTGAAAG GATTAAACACGGAACCTGACGCTAGCCTTCTCTCTCATCCGGCTCTAAATGAAGCTCTTAATGATCCCAAGAATGGAAACTTTGCTTTTAAACACCTTAAGCAGCAG GCCTCGATTTTGGGGAATATGGAGGCTTTGGAGCTGCTTGGGCCTGAGAGGTGTTATGTAGAGTTTGGTGCTGGAAAAGGTAAACTTTCCCACTGGATTCATGTTGCCCTTCAGGAAGCCAAGAACGTCCACTTCCTGTTAGTGGAGAGATCCAGTACTCGCTTTAAG GTAGATggcaaacacaaaaacacagactcGACCTTCGACAGGCTGCAGGTTGACATTCAGCACCTTGACTTAA GCAGAGTTCCATTTTTACAAGAAAAGTGGCTTCCTGTAATTGCAGTGGGCAAACACCTGTGTGGTGCAGCAACAG ATTTGGCTCTGCGGTGCTTATTTGAgcacagtgcaaaagacaaagACCATGAGCCTCCCAATAAACGTATAAAAGTGCAAGAAGGAGGTGAGGAGGTGAGGTGTGGTTCTGAAAGCAGTGAGGAGGTCGTGGTATCAGGGCTCACTATTGCACTCTGCTGCCATCATCGCTGTGAATGGAGGCATTATGTAGGAAAGGACTTTTTCAAAGAGCGTGGTCTTGGAGCCTCAGAGTTTTCGGCTTTCCAGCGCATGTCCAGCTGGGCTACATGTGGCATGAGCAGAGTCAAATCCACCTTAAATCCTGAGAAATCCTCACAAGAGACCgtcaaagatgaagaagaaggagaagaggctGAACATGAAGAGATTTCGGAAAACTTTCCTGATCATCTCAACAA TGCCATTTCAGCAGAAGAGCGTGAGAACGTCGGACGCCTGTGCAAGATGCTGATCGACCATGGCAGGCTGCATTACCTCCAGCAGCGAGGCTTCAAATCCAGCCTCCGATTCTACACCAGCCGAGACGTGTCTTTAGAGAACGTGCTTCTGACTGCGCTTCCCAACTAA
- the lrrc39 gene encoding leucine-rich repeat-containing protein 39 — MRATYRLKERQRIIMTGVTVCFGTVNSIKALWEIRIKKNKEELNKEKEQREKTAVGKLKGAWEDRITLAKLKEKIVTEDGRVILRIENEEWKTLPAALVQLSQIQEWQIHRTGLQKIPRFISSFQSLIVLDLSRNTITEIPKEIGKLTRLRELLVSYNRLNCIPEELCSCECLERLELAMNRDLDELPQQLSNLKKLHHLDLSMNQFSTIPECVVNLPALEWLDMGGNKMESLPDDIHRMEKLHTLWLQRNYLEYLPDNISRMHNLDTLVLSKNKLRDIPSLMEGMTNLRFVNFRDNPLTYDVTLPDLKEDVAEEENDREMFGKEFMHHYIHEARKRGSQTYTSVINVTLEGLIEEVA, encoded by the exons ATGAGAGCG ACATATAGGTTAAAAGAGAGGCAGAGGATCATCATGACCGGCGTGACTGTGTGTTTTGGGACGGTGAACTCCATCAAAGCTTTATGGGAAATTAGGATAAAGAAGAACAAGGAGGAGCTGaacaaagagaaagagcagaGGGAGAAAACGGCTGTGGGAAA GTTGAAAGGGGCTTGGGAGGATCGGATCACCTTGGCCAAGTTAAAGGAAAAAATTGTGACAGAGGATGGAAGGGTCATCCTACGCATTGAAAACGAAGAGTGGAAG ACTCTTCCTGCAGCACTGGTCCAGCTGTCTCAGATTCAGGAATGGCAGATTCACCGAACAGGGCTTCAGAAGATCCCACGCTTCATCTCCAGCTTTCAGAGCCTTATCGTTCTCGACCTGTCCCGCAACACAATCACAGAAATTCCTAAAGAAATTG GGAAGTTAACCCGATTACGAGAGCTGCTTGTGAGTTACAACAGACTGAACTGTATACCTGAGGAGTTATGCAGCTGTGAGTGTTTGGAGCGACTGGAACTGGCAATGAACCGAGATCTGGATGAGCTTCCACAACAG CTCAGCAATCTGAAGAAACTACATCACCTGGACCTCTCAATGAATCAGTTCAGCACAATCCCAGAGTGTGTAGTGAACCTTCCTGCTCTCGAGTGGTTGGACATGGGTGGGAACAAGATGGAGAGCCTGCCAGATGACATCCACAG GATGGAGAAGCTGCACACATTGTGGCTCCAGAGAAATTACCTGGAGTATCTGCCAGACAACATCAGCCGCATGCACAACCTGGACACACTGGTGCTCAGCAAGAACAAGCTGAGAGACATTCCTTCACTGATGGAGGGTATGACGAACCTCAG GTTTGTAAACTTCAGAGACAACCCTCTGACGTATGATGTGACTCTCCCTGACCTGAAAGAGGACGTGGCAGAGGaggagaatgacagagagatgTTCGGCAAAGAATTCATGCACCATTACATCCATGAAGCCCGCAAAAGAG GATCCCAGACTTATACATCAGTGATAAATGTGACACTGGAGGGTTTGATAGAGGAAGTGGCGTGA